In one window of Streptomyces griseus subsp. griseus DNA:
- a CDS encoding sugar phosphate isomerase/epimerase family protein: MNDEHLSRLSLNQETIKQWSLPELAEGCAKAGIGKVGLWRAPVQAYGVERTARLIADAGLSVTSLCRGGFFTALDPEERARALDDNRRAVDEAAALSTDTLVLVSGGLPPGSRDLYGARERVADALAELAPYAAERGVRLAIEPLHPMFASDRCVVSTLGQALDIAERFPAEQVGVVVDTYHVWWDDRAPAEIARAGAAGRIHSFQLADWITPLPAGVLLGRGQLGDGSVDFRAFRREVEAAGFDGPIEVEIFNEALWARDGADVLAEVAERYGQHAC; the protein is encoded by the coding sequence ATGAACGACGAACACCTGTCCCGCCTCTCGCTCAACCAGGAGACCATCAAGCAGTGGTCGCTCCCCGAGCTGGCGGAGGGCTGCGCCAAGGCTGGCATCGGCAAGGTCGGCCTGTGGCGGGCGCCGGTGCAGGCGTACGGCGTGGAGCGCACGGCACGGCTCATCGCGGACGCGGGCCTCTCCGTCACCAGCCTCTGCCGCGGCGGCTTCTTCACCGCCCTGGACCCGGAGGAGCGGGCCCGCGCCCTGGACGACAACCGCCGGGCGGTGGACGAGGCGGCGGCCCTGTCCACGGACACCCTGGTGCTGGTCTCCGGCGGCCTCCCGCCCGGCAGCCGCGACCTGTACGGCGCTCGCGAACGGGTGGCGGACGCGCTGGCCGAACTCGCCCCGTACGCGGCGGAGCGCGGCGTCCGCCTGGCGATCGAACCGCTGCACCCGATGTTCGCCTCGGACCGCTGTGTGGTCTCGACTCTGGGCCAGGCTTTGGACATCGCGGAACGCTTCCCGGCCGAGCAGGTGGGGGTGGTCGTCGACACGTACCACGTCTGGTGGGACGACCGGGCCCCCGCCGAGATCGCCCGCGCGGGAGCGGCCGGCCGCATCCACTCCTTCCAGCTGGCCGACTGGATCACCCCGCTCCCGGCGGGCGTGCTGCTGGGGCGGGGCCAACTGGGCGACGGGAGCGTGGACTTCCGGGCGTTCCGTCGGGAGGTCGAGGCGGCGGGCTTCGACGGCCCGATCGAGGTGGAGATCTTCAACGAGGCGCTGTGGGCCCGCGACGGGGCGGACGTGCTGGCCGAGGTGGCGGAGCGCTATGGGCAACATGCCTGCTGA
- a CDS encoding dihydrodipicolinate synthase family protein, with the protein MTAPVPLPQGPYTPRTTPLALAPGGAPLTSRTVFSAAHVVADPYADISPDDPAAVDWESTLAFRRHLWSHGLGVAEAMDTAQRGMGLDWAGAAELIRRSAAEAKAVGGRIACGVGTDQLPASGEPALAEVRSAYEEQLALAEENGVQPILMASRALARAARGPEDYLSTYAHLLRQASEPVILHWLGPMFDPALDGYWGSTDLDEATDTFLKVIAEHPDKVDGIKISLLDAAREIDVRRRLPGGVRCYTGDDFNYPELIAGDEQGFSHALLGIFDPLGPLAAHAVRVLDTGDVAGFRALLDPTVGLSRHLFQPPTRFYKTGVVLLAWLAGHQDHFTMVGGAQSARSLPHLAKAYELADGLGLFPDPELAAHRMRALLAVNGGTR; encoded by the coding sequence GTGACGGCTCCTGTCCCGCTGCCCCAGGGCCCGTACACGCCGCGTACGACCCCTCTCGCCCTCGCGCCGGGAGGGGCGCCGCTCACCTCCCGTACGGTCTTCTCGGCGGCCCACGTCGTCGCGGACCCGTACGCGGACATCAGCCCCGACGACCCGGCGGCCGTCGACTGGGAGTCCACGCTCGCCTTCCGCCGCCACCTCTGGTCGCACGGCCTGGGCGTGGCGGAGGCGATGGACACGGCGCAGCGCGGGATGGGCCTGGACTGGGCGGGCGCGGCCGAACTGATCCGCCGGTCGGCGGCGGAGGCGAAGGCGGTGGGCGGGAGGATCGCCTGCGGCGTGGGCACGGACCAGTTGCCGGCGTCCGGTGAGCCGGCCCTCGCCGAGGTCAGGTCGGCGTACGAGGAGCAACTGGCCCTCGCCGAGGAGAACGGCGTACAGCCGATCCTGATGGCGTCGCGCGCACTGGCCCGGGCGGCAAGGGGCCCGGAGGACTACCTGTCCACGTACGCGCACCTCCTGCGCCAGGCCTCCGAGCCGGTGATCCTGCACTGGCTGGGCCCGATGTTCGACCCGGCGCTCGACGGTTACTGGGGCAGCACGGACCTGGACGAGGCGACGGACACGTTCCTGAAGGTCATCGCCGAACACCCGGACAAGGTCGACGGCATCAAGATCTCCCTCCTGGACGCGGCCCGCGAGATCGACGTACGCCGACGGCTCCCGGGCGGGGTGCGCTGCTACACGGGCGACGACTTCAACTACCCGGAACTGATCGCGGGTGACGAACAGGGCTTCAGTCACGCGCTGTTGGGCATCTTCGACCCGTTGGGCCCGCTGGCGGCGCACGCGGTACGGGTGCTGGACACGGGGGACGTGGCAGGCTTCCGGGCCCTTCTCGACCCGACGGTCGGACTCTCCCGTCACCTCTTCCAGCCGCCGACCCGCTTCTACAAGACGGGCGTGGTCCTCCTGGCCTGGCTGGCCGGCCACCAGGACCACTTCACGATGGTGGGCGGAGCGCAGTCGGCGCGCTCGCTGCCGCACCTGGCGAAGGCGTACGAGCTGGCGGACGGCTTGGGCCTGTTCCCCGATCCGGAGCTGGCGGCCCACCGGATGCGGGCGCTGCTGGCGGTCAACGGAGGCACACGATGA
- a CDS encoding Gfo/Idh/MocA family protein — protein MTRRTVRIAMNGVTGRMGYRQHLVRSILAIREQGGLDLGDGEVLWPEPVLVGRRAHALEELAARHGLTEWSTDLDAVLADDTVDIYFDAQVTSARVEAIKKAVAAGKHIYTEKPTATDVEGALDLARLARDAGIKHGVVQDKIFLPGLLKLKRLIDGGFFGEILSIRGEFGYWVFEGDWQEAQRPSWNYRAEDGGGIVVDMFPHWEYVLHELFGQVTSVTAHVQTHVPRRWDEHGKPYEATADDAAYGIFQLAGGAVAQINSSWTVRVNRDELVEFQVDGTHGSAVAGLRNCRVQHRSSTPKPVWNPDLPVTESFRDQWQEIPDNQEFDNGFKAQWELFLRHVALDEPYTWDLLAGARGVQLAELGLKSSAEGRRFEVPELTL, from the coding sequence GTGACACGCAGGACAGTGCGCATCGCCATGAACGGCGTGACGGGTCGCATGGGATACCGGCAGCATCTGGTGCGTTCGATCCTCGCGATCCGCGAGCAGGGCGGCCTGGACCTGGGCGACGGCGAGGTGCTCTGGCCGGAGCCCGTCCTCGTCGGCCGCCGCGCCCACGCCCTGGAGGAGCTGGCGGCCCGGCACGGGCTCACCGAGTGGTCGACGGACCTGGACGCGGTGCTCGCGGACGACACGGTCGACATCTACTTCGACGCCCAGGTCACCTCGGCCCGCGTCGAGGCGATCAAGAAGGCCGTAGCGGCGGGCAAGCACATCTACACCGAGAAGCCCACGGCCACGGACGTCGAGGGCGCCCTCGACCTGGCCCGGCTCGCCCGGGACGCGGGCATCAAGCACGGCGTGGTCCAGGACAAGATCTTCCTGCCGGGCCTGCTGAAGCTGAAGCGCCTGATCGACGGCGGATTCTTCGGCGAGATCCTCTCCATCCGGGGGGAGTTCGGCTACTGGGTCTTCGAGGGCGACTGGCAGGAGGCCCAGCGCCCCTCGTGGAACTACCGCGCGGAGGACGGCGGGGGCATCGTCGTGGACATGTTCCCGCACTGGGAGTACGTGCTCCACGAGCTCTTCGGCCAGGTCACCTCCGTGACGGCCCATGTGCAGACGCATGTCCCGCGGCGCTGGGACGAGCACGGCAAGCCGTACGAGGCGACCGCCGACGACGCCGCGTACGGCATCTTCCAGCTGGCGGGCGGGGCGGTCGCGCAGATCAACTCCTCCTGGACGGTGCGGGTCAACCGCGACGAGCTGGTGGAGTTCCAGGTCGACGGTACGCACGGCTCCGCCGTGGCGGGCCTGCGCAACTGCCGCGTGCAGCACCGCTCTTCGACCCCCAAGCCGGTCTGGAACCCGGACCTGCCGGTGACGGAGTCGTTCCGCGACCAGTGGCAGGAGATTCCGGACAACCAGGAGTTCGACAACGGCTTCAAGGCGCAGTGGGAGCTGTTCCTGCGCCATGTGGCTCTCGACGAGCCGTACACCTGGGACCTGCTGGCGGGCGCGCGGGGCGTCCAACTCGCCGAGCTGGGGCTGAAGTCGTCGGCGGAGGGCCGTCGCTTCGAGGTCCCGGAGCTGACGCTGTGA
- a CDS encoding LacI family DNA-binding transcriptional regulator, giving the protein MTVTLADVAARARVSPATVSRVLNGNYPVAASTRERVLRAVDDLDYVLNGPASSLAAATSDLVGILVNDIADPFFGIMAGAAQTQIGGPGDGSGRAGGEKLAVICNTGGSPERELTYLTLLQRQRAAAVVLTGGAVESPDHQAAMSVKLAKMADAGTRIVFCGRPPLPDGDALVAALAFDNRGGGRRLTEHLISLGHRRIGYVAGPPERTTTRHRLEGHREALRGAGLDTVPEDEERLTVHGPYDRRSGYEATLEILRREPGVTAIVAANDTVALGACAAVRDQGLRIPQDISVAGFDDLPFSVDAVPALTTVRLPLFEAGARAGRLAMGKENPPPGGIATIAAELMIRGSTAPPRVG; this is encoded by the coding sequence ATGACAGTCACCCTGGCGGACGTGGCGGCCCGCGCCCGGGTGTCCCCGGCCACCGTCTCGCGTGTGCTGAACGGCAACTACCCGGTCGCCGCGTCGACCCGGGAGCGGGTCCTGCGCGCGGTGGACGATCTGGACTACGTGCTCAACGGGCCCGCCAGCTCGCTGGCCGCCGCCACGTCCGACCTGGTCGGCATCCTGGTCAACGACATCGCCGACCCCTTCTTCGGGATCATGGCGGGGGCCGCGCAGACCCAGATCGGCGGACCCGGGGACGGCTCCGGGCGGGCGGGCGGCGAGAAGCTGGCCGTCATCTGCAACACCGGCGGCTCCCCCGAGCGCGAGCTCACCTACCTCACGCTCCTCCAGCGCCAGCGCGCCGCCGCGGTCGTCCTCACCGGCGGCGCGGTGGAGAGCCCGGACCACCAGGCCGCCATGTCCGTGAAGCTGGCCAAGATGGCGGACGCGGGCACCCGGATCGTCTTCTGCGGGCGGCCCCCGCTCCCCGACGGGGACGCGCTCGTCGCCGCGCTCGCCTTCGACAACCGGGGCGGCGGGCGGCGGTTGACCGAGCACCTGATCTCGCTGGGCCACCGCAGGATCGGCTACGTCGCCGGGCCGCCCGAACGGACCACCACCCGGCACCGGCTGGAGGGCCACCGCGAGGCCCTGCGGGGCGCCGGACTCGACACGGTGCCCGAGGACGAGGAGCGGCTCACCGTGCACGGGCCCTACGACCGGCGCTCCGGGTACGAGGCCACCCTCGAGATACTGCGCCGCGAACCGGGCGTGACGGCGATCGTCGCCGCCAACGACACCGTGGCGCTGGGCGCTTGCGCCGCCGTACGGGACCAGGGGCTGCGCATCCCGCAGGACATCTCGGTGGCGGGCTTCGACGACCTGCCGTTCTCGGTGGACGCGGTCCCGGCGCTGACGACCGTACGGCTGCCGCTCTTCGAGGCGGGGGCGCGGGCCGGGCGGCTCGCCATGGGCAAGGAGAACCCGCCGCCTGGCGGAATCGCCACCATCGCCGCCGAGTTGATGATCCGGGGGTCGACGGCCCCGCCCCGGGTGGGGTGA